GATGAAGCTGATCGCGTCACCCGTCCGGCCGGCCCGCCCGGTCCGTCCGATGCGGTGGACGTACGACTCGGTGTCGGTGGGGATGTCGAAGTTGACCACGTGGCTGATGCGCTCGACGTCGAGGCCGCGGGCGGCGACGTCCGTGGCGACGAGGATGTCGAGCTTGCCGTCCTTGAGCTGGTTGACGCTGCGCTCGCGCTGCACCTGCGGCACGTCGCCGTTGATCGCGGCGGCGGAGTATCCGCGGGCGCGGAGCTTCTCGGCCAGGGTCTCGGTCTCGTTCTTCGTGCGGACGAAGACGATCATCCCGTCGAAGTTCTCCACCTCGAGGATGCGGGTCAGAGCGTCCACCTTCTGCGCGTAGGAGACGACGAGGTAGCGCTGGGTGATGTTCGTGTTGGTCGCGGTCTTGGACTTGACCGTGATCTCCTCCGGGTCGCGGAGGTACTGCTGCGCGAGGCGGCGGATCTGCGCGGGCATCGTCGCCGAGAACAGGGCGACCTGCTTCTCCTCCGGCGTCTGCGCGAGGATCTGCTCGACGTCTTCGGCGAAGCCCATCTTCAGCATCTCGTCGGCTTCGTCCAGCACGAGGTACTGCAGCTCGGAGAGGTCGAGCGTGCCCTTGGCGAGGTGGTCCATGATGCGGCCGGGGGTTCCCACGACGACGTGCACGCCACGGCGGAGCGCGGACAACTGCACCCCGTAGCCCTGACCGCCGTAGACGGGGAGCACGTGCACGCCCTTCATGCGCGACGCGTAGGACTCGAAAGCCTCGCAGACCTGCAGCGCGAGCTCGCGGGTCGGGGCGAGGACGAGGGCCTGCGGCGTCTTCTGCGTGACGTCGAGCCGCTCCAGCACGGGGAGGGCGAAGGCGGCGGTCTTGCCGGTGCCGGTCTGCGCCATGCCGACCACATCGCGGCCGGCGAGCAGCGTCGGGATGGTCGCGGCCTGGATGGGCGAGGGGGTCTCGTAACCGAGATCCTTGATGGCCTTGAGGACCGGCCCGGTGATGCCGAGGTCCTCGAATCCGGGGGTTGCGGGGGACTCGTCAGGGGCGTCGGTGGGGGTCACTTCTTCAGGGGTCACTTCCCAAGGGTAGCGCGCCCGGCGACCCGCTTCCTGTGCGACCGGGTCAGACGCCCGAGGTGAGGGCGAGCAGCTTCTCCTTAACCTGCCGGCGGAGCACCTTGCCGATCAGCGACGTCGGCAGCTCGTCGACGACGAAGACGCGGCGCGGCACCTTGTACGGCGTGAGGATGCTGCGGGCGTACTCGCGGATCGCCTCGACATCGACATCGGCCCCGGGGTCGACGACGATCGCCGCCACGACCTCCTCGCCCGAGTGGTCGCTGGGCAGTCCGACGACCGCAGCGTCGACGACCGACGGATGCTGGCGCAGCGCGTTCTCGACCTCGGTGGGGGCGACGTTGAAGCCGCCCGTGATGATGAGCTCCTTGATCCGGTCGACGATCCGCACGAATCCGGCGTCGTCGATCGTGACGATGTCGCCCGTCCGGTACCAGCCGTCGACGAACACGGCCTCCGTCTCCTCGGGCTTTCCGTAATACCCGGAGAAGACCTGAGGGCCGCGCACGACGAGCTCGCCGGCGGAACCGGCCGGGACGTCCTCGGTGGGGTTCTCCGGATCGACGACGCGGCACTCCGTCCCGGGGAGCGGGAGGCCCACCGTGCCGGGGACACGGTTGTCGGCCACCGGGTTCGCCATGAGGACGGGGGAGCACTCGCTCAGACCGTAGCCCTCGACGAGATAGCCGTGCGTCGCGGCTTCGAACGGGACGACGAGTTCGTGCGGCAGCGCCATGGCGCCGGAGATCGCCACTTCGATGCCGTCGAGGGAGACGCCCTTGGCGTTGGCGGCCGCGAGCAGCCGGTCGGCGATGGGCGGCACGAGCGGCAGGAACGTCGCCGGGTGCTTCTTGACCACGTCCAGCACGAGATCGGGATCGAACTTCGGGAACAGCACGAGGCGCGCCCCCATCGACATCGCGAAGGTGAGGCAGAGGGTCAGGCCGTAGGCGTGGAACATGGGCAGCACGGCGTACACGACGCAGCCCTTGCCGCGCTGGATGGATGGGACCCAGGCCTGGGACTGTGCCGCATTGGCGAGGAGGTTGCGGTGGGTGAGGGCGGCGCCCTTCGGCGTGCCCGTGGTCCCCGACGTGTACTGGATGATCGCCAGGTCGTCCGTGCCGGGCTGCGGATGCGAGGCGGGGATCGGGGCACCGGCGACCACCGACTCCCAGAGGACGGTGCCGCGGACGCGCTCGGTCAGCGCCGCCCGCGATTCCCTCGCCTTCGCCACCGGCAGCCGGAGCGCGAAGCGGGTGAGTGCGGGCATGGCGCGAGTGACGTCGACGGACACGAGCGTCGAGACGGCCAGGTCGCTCGGGAACTCCTGAACCGTCGCCACGACCTTGTTCCAGACGATCGCGTGCTTGGCGCCGTGGTCCTCGAACTGCTTGCGCAGCTCGCGGGGGGTGTAGAGCGGGTTGTGCTCGACCACGACCGCTCCGAGTCGCAGCACGGCGTAGAACGCCACGATGTGCTGGGGGCAGTTCGGCAGGACGATGGCGACCGGGTCGCCGGCGCGCACGCCGAGATCCCGGAGACCCGCGGCGGCGCGATCGATCGCCTCCTGCAGCTGTGCGTAGGTGGTCTCCCTGCCGAAGAACTGCAGGGCCGGGGCATCGGGATAGTCCCGCGCCGACGCGGCGACGATGTCCACGAGGGAGCCGCTGACGGGGGCGAGGTCCTCCGGAACGCCGTCGGCGTAGCTGGCGATCCACGGGCGAGGGGGCTGGAACGTGCTCACGCGCCCAGCTTAGGCGGGCCGCGCCGCACCGAGCGGCGGGCGGCTCGCCAACTAGACTGGGGAGCGTGTCTGAAATCACCCCTGATCTTGTGCGCCATCTCGGCGTGCTCGCGCGCATCCAGCTGAACGACGACGAGGTGACGCGGCTCACCGGCCAGCTCGACGCCATCGTCGACAACATCGCCAAGGTGTCCGAGGTCGCGACCGCCGATGTCGCCGCGACCAGCCACCCGATCCCGCTGAGTAACGTGTTCCGTCCCGACGTGGTCGGCGAGACGCTGACGCACGAGCAGGTGCTGCAGAACGCCCCGGACCAGGCCGACGGCCGGTTCCGCGTCACCGCGATCCTGGGAGAAGAGCAGTGAGCGACATCATCCGACTGACGGCGGCGGAGCTCGCCGACAAGCTCACGACGCGCGAGGTCTCCAGCGTCGAGGCCACGCAGGCGCACCTCGACCGCATCGCCCAGGTCGACGGCGCCGTGCACGCGTTCCTGCACGTCAACGAGCACGCGCTCGAGGCCGCGGCCGACATCGACGCCCGCCGTGCCGCGGGGGAGGACCTCGGGCCGATCGCCGGTGTCCCGCTCGCGATCAAGGACGTCCTCGTCACGACCGATCAGCCGACCACGAGCGGCTCGCGGATCCTCGAGGGCTACCGCTCGCCGTATGACGCGACGGTCGTGGCCCGCTCCCGTTCCGCCGGACTCATCCCGCTCGGCAAGACGAACATGGACGAGTTCGCGATGGGCTCGTCGACGGAGCACTCCGCCTACGGCCCGACCCGCAACCCCTGGGATCTCGACCGGATCCCCGGGGGCTCGGGTGGGGGCTCTGCCGCCGCCGTCGCCGCCTTCGAGGCCCCGCTCGCCCTCGGCTCCGACACCGGCGGATCGATCCGTCAGCCTGCGCACGTGACCGGCACGGTCGGCGTGAAGCCGACGTACGGCGGTGTCAGCCGATACGGCGCCATCGCGTTGGCGTCGAGCCTCGACCAGGTCGGCCCGGTCACCCGCACGGTGCTCGATGCCGGTCTGCTGCACGACGCGATCGGCGGCCATGACCCGAAGGACTCCACGTCGCTCGACGAGCAGTGGCCGTCCTTCGCGGCGGCCGCACGCGAGGGTGCGCGCGGCGACGGCCTCAAGGGTCTGCGCGTCGGCGTCATCCGCGAGCTCCCCGACAGCGGTTTCCAGCCGGGCGTCGCGGCGTCGTTCCGCAGCGCGCTGGCGCTGCTCGAGGCGCAGGGCGCGGAGATCGTGGAGATCGGTGCGCCGCACTTCGAGTACGGCGTGGCCGCCTACTACCTGATCCTGCCGGCGGAGGCCTCGAGCAACCTGGCCAAGTTCGACTCGGTGCGCTTCGGTCTCCGCGTCACCCCGGCCGGGAACCCCACCGTCGAGGACGTGATGTCCGCCACGCGCGACGCCGGCTTCGGCGACGAGGTCAAGCGCCGCATCATCCTCGGCACCTACGCGCTGTCGGCGGGCTACTACGACGCGTACTACGGCAGCGCGCAGAAGGTCCGCACGCTGATCCAGCAGGACTTCGCCGCGGCCTTCGCCGATGTCGACGTCATCGCGACCCCGTCGGCCCCGACCACCGCGTTCAAGCTCGGTGAGAAGATCGACGACCCGCTGCAGATGTACCTCAACGACATCACGACGATCCCGGCGAACCTCGCCGGTGTCCCCGGCATCTCGATCCCGAGTGGTCTTGCGGACGACGACGGCCTGCCCGTCGGCATCCAGTTCCTCGCCCCGGCGCGGGAGGACGCTCGTCTGTACCGCGTGGGCGCCGCCCTCGAGACGCTGCTCGTGGACTCCTGGGGCGCGCCGCTGCTGTCCCGTGCCCCCCAGCTGGAAGGAGGCGCGCGCTGATGGCCGCTGCCAAGCTCATGGACTTCGACAAGGCGCTCGAGATGTTCGAGCCGGTCCTCGGATTCGAGGTGCACGTCGAGCTCAACACGAACACGAAGATGTTCTCCGACGCGCCCAACCCCGCGAACGAGGCGTACCACGCGGCGGAGCCGAACACCCTGATCGCGCCGGTCGACCTGGGTCTGCCCGGTTCGCTGCCGGTCGTCAACGAGACGGCCATCCGATCCTCGATCAGCCTCGGCCTCGCGCTCGGCTGCTCGATCGCCGAGTCCAGCCGTTTCGCCCGGAAGAACTACTTCTACCCGGACCTCGGCAAGAACTATCAGATCTCCCAGTACGACGAGCCGATCGCCTTCGAGGGCTCGGTGGAGGTGGAGCTCGAGGACGGCACGATGGTGACGATCCCGATCGAGCGCGCGCACATGGAGGAGGACGCCGGCAAGCTCACGCACATGGGCGGCTCGACCGGGCGTATCCAGGGTGCCGAGTACTCGCTCGTCGACTACAACCGTGCCGGTGTCCCGCTCGTCGAGATCGTGACGAAGACCATCTTCGGCACCGATCACCGGGCCCCCGAGGTCGCCAAGGCCTACGTCGCCGCGATCCGCGACATCGTCCGCGGGCTCGGGATCTCCGAGGCTCGCCTCGAGCGCGGCAACCTCCGTTGCGACGCCAACGTGTCTCTCCGTCCTCGTGGCGAGGAGAAGCTCGGCACGCGCACGGAGACGAAGAACGTCAACTCGATGCGCTCGGTGGAGCGTGCGGTGCGGTACGAGATCCAGCGCCAGGCGCAGATCCTCGCCGACGGCGGCACCATCACCCAGGAGACGCGGCACTGGCACGAGGACACCGGGACCACCTCTCCCGGCCGTCCGAAGTCGGATGCCGACGACTACCGGTACTTCCCCGAGCCCGACCTGCTTCCGGTGCAGCCTCCCCGCGAGCTGATCGAGGAGCTGCGTGCGACGCTGCCCGAGCAGCCCGTCGCCCGCCGTCGCCGGCTCATGGACGAGTGGGGCTTCACCCCGCTGGAGTTCCAGGACGTGCGCAACGGCGGTCTGCTCGACGTCGTCGAGGCCACGATCGCCGCCGGGGCCACGCCCGCCGCGGCACGGAAGTGGTGGACGGGGGAGATCACCCGCCTCGCCAACGCGCAGGAGAAGGACGCGGTCGACCTGGTCAGCCCGGAGAGCGTCGCCGCACTGCAGCAGCTCGTCGATGCCGGCACGCTGACCGACAAGCTCGCGCGCCAGGTGCTGGAGGGCGTGATCGCCGGGGAAGGCACGCCGCAAGAGGTCGTCGACGCCCGTGGTCTCGCCGTGGTCTCGGACGACGGCGCCCTCATCGCGGCGATCGACGAGGCTCTCGCCGCGCAGCCCGACGTGATGGCCAAGATCCAGGATGGCAAGGTCCAGGCGGCCGGTGCCATCATCGGCGCGGTCATGAAGGCCATGAAGGGCCAGGCCGACGCCGCACGCGTCCGCGAACTCATCCTCGAGCGCGCCGCGCAGTGATTCTCGCCCCCGGGCCTCCGTGTCGGAGGCCCGGGGGACAATGGACTCATGGGACACGGTGATGGCAGAGGCCGCATGGTGTCCTCCGCCGACGCCGACGATTCCGGGACGCGGATCCTCCACGTCGACATGGATGCGTTCTACGCCGCCGTCGAGGTGCTGGATGATCCGGGTCTTCGCGGGCTGCCGCTGATCATCGGATCCCCGGACGGACGATCGGTCGTCTCCAGTGCTTCCTACGAAGCACGGCGCTACGGCGTGCGCTCCGCCATGCCCGTGTCGCAGGCTCTGCGGTTGTGTCCCACCGCACGTATCGTCCCGCCGCACTTCTCTCGGTATCAAGAGGTCTCGCGGCAGGTGATGGCGATCTTCGAGTCGTTCACGCCGCTCGTGGAACCCTTGTCGGTGGACGAGGCCTTCCTCGACGTGCAGGGTGTGCGCCGGCTCTGGGGGAGTCCCGCCCGGATCGCCGCCCAGATCCGCGAGCGCGTCCTCGCGGAGGTCGGCATCACCTGCAGCGTCGGCGTGGCCGCGACCAAGCACGTCGCGAAGATGGCATCGACCATGGCAAAGCCCGACGGAATGCTCGTAGTCGCCGAGCACGACACTCTCGCGTTCCTCGCGCCGCGCCCGGTACGGGCGCTGTGGGGAGTGGGGCCGAAGGCGGCGGAAGCTCTGGAAGCCCGCGGCCTCCGCACGATCGACGACCTGCGCACGGCGCCGCCGGAGATGCTGGACCGGGCTGTCGGGCCGGCGCTCAGCACGCGGCTCGCGCAGCTCGCCCGGGGAGAGGACCCCCGCGCCGTCGACACCGAGCGCGTGGAGAAGAGCATCGGCCACGAGGAGACGTTCGACCAGGACATCACGGATCGAGCGTTCCTCCGCGCCGAACTGCTCCGGCTCGCCGATCGCGTGGGCGCCCGCCTGCGTCGGGCCGGGTGGGAGACCTCCACGGTCGCGATCAAGATCCGCTTCGACGACTTCCGGACCGTCAACCGATCGCAGACGCTGAGCGAACCCACCGCGGTCGGACAGCGCATCGGCGAGGCGGCGCAGGGTCTGTTCGCGCTCATCGAGCGTCGCGACCCGATCCGCCTCGTGGGAGTCCGCGCCGAGAACCTCCGGCCTGCGGGAGGTAGCGCGCTGGCGCTCTGGGATGACGACGAGGGCTGGCGCAAGGTCGAGGGGGCGGTCGACGAGGCCATGGCACGGTTCGGTTCGGCGACGATCAGCAGAGCGCGCCACATCGGACGAGGTGAAGGACGAGGTGCCGCTCGCCATCCGAAGGATCACGGCGTCGATTGACCGCGCGCCGGAGGCCGCCGTCGGCTACCGTGGGAACATGCCGAACATTGCACTGGAACTCGGGAATCAGGTCGCGTCCTTCGGCGTGAAGAGCGCATACGGGGAGCCGCAGGAGATCGACGGTGTCACCGTCACTCCGGTGGCGTTCACCTACGCGGGCTTCGGCGGCGCCAGCGGCGACGGAGGAGAAGGCGGCGGGGGCGGCGGCGTGTCGGTCCCGGTCGGCGTCTACGTCCGTCGCGAAGAGGGACTGCGCTTCGAGCCGAACATCGTGACGCTCCTGGTCGTGGCCGTGCCCTTCGTCTGGGTCACAGGTCGGGCACTCACGCGCATCATCCGTGCCCTCAAGAAGTGACGACGCGGTCGCAGCTGCTCTCTCGCACGCCGCGACACTGATCGTCGAGGACGTCCGCGCACTCGCGGCGTCCAATCCTGTCGTGATCATCGACGGGGGAAGCGGCGCCGGCAAGACCTCTCTGGCTGCGCGTGTGGCACATGCCTGGCCGGTTGCCGGCCGCGTGCAGGTCATCGCGCTGGATTCGCTGTACCCGGGCTGGGACGGACTCGACGGGGGCGCGGAGAAGGCGCTGGAGGGCATCCTCCGCCCGCACGGACGCGGCCTGCTCGGCGCCTGGCGTCGCTGGGATTGGGAGCGCGGCGAGGAGGCGGAGACCCACGCCGTGGATCCCGCACTCGGGGTCATCGTCGAGGGCAGCGGGATCCTGCGTCCGTCCACGGCACGGCTGGCGGATGTCCGCGTCTGGGTGGAGTCCGGGGAACAGTCACGCAAGTCACGGGCGCTCGCCCGGGACGGAGACACCTACCGCCCGCACTGGGACCGCTGGGCGGCGCAGGAGCGCCGTCACGTCGAGCGGGACCACCCCCGCGAACTCGCCACCCGAGTCGTCGAGGTTCCCTGAGCTCACTCAGCGGAGGGCGTCGGCGTCGCTCTCGTCCACGGCTTCGATGAGGAGTTCGAGGCGGTATCCCAGCCAGTCGTACACCGCTTGGCCATCGCCCCCGACGTCGGGCTCGTCGTCGGTGATGCCGAGGCGCGTCGCGATCACGAGGCGGATGGCGGTGAGGGTGCGCAGCCAGGCGTCCACGTGGTCACGGCGCACCACGACATCGCGAGGGATCCGGGCATCGGCATCGGTCACCTCGGCGTCGGGGTCGAACATCTGCAGCGATGCGCGAACCGTGCGGGCGTCGTGCAACCGCCGGTCGAGGAGGTCCGCGCGCGTGGCGGAGGCGAATGCGGCCGACGCATCGTCGTCGTCCGGGTAGGCGTTCGGGGTCAGCCGGGCCACCCCCGGGTCGTCCTGTTCGGAGTCCCGCAGCACCTCCATGAAGTCATCGACGAGTCGGGCCAGGTGCATCCCCTCGATCGTGGCGACGGAGACGGTGATCGGCGTGGTGTTCATGCGGCCTTCCTGACGGTCGCCCAGAGTCCGTAGTCGTGCATCGCCTGAGCGTGCACCTCCATGGTCTCTCGCGGGCCGGTGGCGACGATCGCGTGGCCGTCGTGATGAACGGCGAGCATGAGGCGGGTGGCGTGTTCGGTCGTGTAGCCGAAGTAGGTGCGGAAGACGCGCACGACGTAGCTCATCAGATTCACGGGGTCGTTCCATACGACGACCTCCCAGGGCTCCAGCGGAGCAGCGAACAGGTCTGTGGTCTCCTCGACCTCGGGAAGAGCGGTCGACATGATCATGCCCACCCGAGCTCATGCAACTGCGCGTCGTCGATGCCGTGGAAGTGCGCGATCTCATGGACGAGCGTGGTGTGAATCTCGTCACGGAGTTGGTCGATGTCGTCGCACTGTGCGAGGTGCGGCTCCCGGTAGACGATGATGCGGTCGGGCAGCTCGCCCATCCCGTATTGCGTGCGCTCCGTCAGCGCCAGGCCGTCGTAGAGGCCGAGCAGGTCGAGACCGCCGTCCTCCGGACGGTCCTCCACGACGAAGACGACGTTCTCGAGCTGCTCGACCATCTCGTCAGGCAGCTGGTCGAGCTCGTCGATCACGAGGGCCTCGAAGGCCGCGGCGTCCATGTCCATCGCCTCCAGCCTACGGCGACGGCCGGGTGCTCAGTGCAGAAGGACGAGGAGGGCTGCCACGCCGATGAAGAGGGTTCCGAACACCGTATTGAGGATCCGCTGTCCCTGCGGGGAGCGCGTGAGACGCCGGAAGGGACGCGCCGCCGTGGCGAAGAACCCCCACATCACCAGGACGTCGACGACCACGACCGTCGCGACGAGTGCCAGGTACTGGGGGAGCGGTGGCTGGTCCAGT
This genomic stretch from Microbacterium sp. Nx66 harbors:
- the dinB gene encoding DNA polymerase IV, yielding MGHGDGRGRMVSSADADDSGTRILHVDMDAFYAAVEVLDDPGLRGLPLIIGSPDGRSVVSSASYEARRYGVRSAMPVSQALRLCPTARIVPPHFSRYQEVSRQVMAIFESFTPLVEPLSVDEAFLDVQGVRRLWGSPARIAAQIRERVLAEVGITCSVGVAATKHVAKMASTMAKPDGMLVVAEHDTLAFLAPRPVRALWGVGPKAAEALEARGLRTIDDLRTAPPEMLDRAVGPALSTRLAQLARGEDPRAVDTERVEKSIGHEETFDQDITDRAFLRAELLRLADRVGARLRRAGWETSTVAIKIRFDDFRTVNRSQTLSEPTAVGQRIGEAAQGLFALIERRDPIRLVGVRAENLRPAGGSALALWDDDEGWRKVEGAVDEAMARFGSATISRARHIGRGEGRGAARHPKDHGVD
- a CDS encoding long-chain-fatty-acid--CoA ligase, translated to MSTFQPPRPWIASYADGVPEDLAPVSGSLVDIVAASARDYPDAPALQFFGRETTYAQLQEAIDRAAAGLRDLGVRAGDPVAIVLPNCPQHIVAFYAVLRLGAVVVEHNPLYTPRELRKQFEDHGAKHAIVWNKVVATVQEFPSDLAVSTLVSVDVTRAMPALTRFALRLPVAKARESRAALTERVRGTVLWESVVAGAPIPASHPQPGTDDLAIIQYTSGTTGTPKGAALTHRNLLANAAQSQAWVPSIQRGKGCVVYAVLPMFHAYGLTLCLTFAMSMGARLVLFPKFDPDLVLDVVKKHPATFLPLVPPIADRLLAAANAKGVSLDGIEVAISGAMALPHELVVPFEAATHGYLVEGYGLSECSPVLMANPVADNRVPGTVGLPLPGTECRVVDPENPTEDVPAGSAGELVVRGPQVFSGYYGKPEETEAVFVDGWYRTGDIVTIDDAGFVRIVDRIKELIITGGFNVAPTEVENALRQHPSVVDAAVVGLPSDHSGEEVVAAIVVDPGADVDVEAIREYARSILTPYKVPRRVFVVDELPTSLIGKVLRRQVKEKLLALTSGV
- a CDS encoding DUF2017 family protein — protein: MNTTPITVSVATIEGMHLARLVDDFMEVLRDSEQDDPGVARLTPNAYPDDDDASAAFASATRADLLDRRLHDARTVRASLQMFDPDAEVTDADARIPRDVVVRRDHVDAWLRTLTAIRLVIATRLGITDDEPDVGGDGQAVYDWLGYRLELLIEAVDESDADALR
- the gatA gene encoding Asp-tRNA(Asn)/Glu-tRNA(Gln) amidotransferase subunit GatA, whose amino-acid sequence is MSDIIRLTAAELADKLTTREVSSVEATQAHLDRIAQVDGAVHAFLHVNEHALEAAADIDARRAAGEDLGPIAGVPLAIKDVLVTTDQPTTSGSRILEGYRSPYDATVVARSRSAGLIPLGKTNMDEFAMGSSTEHSAYGPTRNPWDLDRIPGGSGGGSAAAVAAFEAPLALGSDTGGSIRQPAHVTGTVGVKPTYGGVSRYGAIALASSLDQVGPVTRTVLDAGLLHDAIGGHDPKDSTSLDEQWPSFAAAAREGARGDGLKGLRVGVIRELPDSGFQPGVAASFRSALALLEAQGAEIVEIGAPHFEYGVAAYYLILPAEASSNLAKFDSVRFGLRVTPAGNPTVEDVMSATRDAGFGDEVKRRIILGTYALSAGYYDAYYGSAQKVRTLIQQDFAAAFADVDVIATPSAPTTAFKLGEKIDDPLQMYLNDITTIPANLAGVPGISIPSGLADDDGLPVGIQFLAPAREDARLYRVGAALETLLVDSWGAPLLSRAPQLEGGAR
- a CDS encoding DEAD/DEAH box helicase; protein product: MTPEEVTPTDAPDESPATPGFEDLGITGPVLKAIKDLGYETPSPIQAATIPTLLAGRDVVGMAQTGTGKTAAFALPVLERLDVTQKTPQALVLAPTRELALQVCEAFESYASRMKGVHVLPVYGGQGYGVQLSALRRGVHVVVGTPGRIMDHLAKGTLDLSELQYLVLDEADEMLKMGFAEDVEQILAQTPEEKQVALFSATMPAQIRRLAQQYLRDPEEITVKSKTATNTNITQRYLVVSYAQKVDALTRILEVENFDGMIVFVRTKNETETLAEKLRARGYSAAAINGDVPQVQRERSVNQLKDGKLDILVATDVAARGLDVERISHVVNFDIPTDTESYVHRIGRTGRAGRTGDAISFITPRERYLLKHIEKATRQQPTQMQLPSTEDVNTTRLARFDDAITTALSETTRIDAFRDIIAHYVRHHDVPEGDVAAALAVVAQGATPLLLDPAQDALSQAVAADNRPPRERQTREPREPRERRGRGDYTPYRIEVGRRHRVEPRQIVGALANEGGLGRDDFGAINIRPDFSIVELPANLDPAVLDKLRNTRISGRLIEIAPDRGPGARRGSSSRDGDGRGRPTRYDKRDRDERPAHGDREEKPFRKPRHKA
- the gatC gene encoding Asp-tRNA(Asn)/Glu-tRNA(Gln) amidotransferase subunit GatC yields the protein MSEITPDLVRHLGVLARIQLNDDEVTRLTGQLDAIVDNIAKVSEVATADVAATSHPIPLSNVFRPDVVGETLTHEQVLQNAPDQADGRFRVTAILGEEQ
- a CDS encoding metallopeptidase family protein → MDMDAAAFEALVIDELDQLPDEMVEQLENVVFVVEDRPEDGGLDLLGLYDGLALTERTQYGMGELPDRIIVYREPHLAQCDDIDQLRDEIHTTLVHEIAHFHGIDDAQLHELGWA
- the gatB gene encoding Asp-tRNA(Asn)/Glu-tRNA(Gln) amidotransferase subunit GatB is translated as MAAAKLMDFDKALEMFEPVLGFEVHVELNTNTKMFSDAPNPANEAYHAAEPNTLIAPVDLGLPGSLPVVNETAIRSSISLGLALGCSIAESSRFARKNYFYPDLGKNYQISQYDEPIAFEGSVEVELEDGTMVTIPIERAHMEEDAGKLTHMGGSTGRIQGAEYSLVDYNRAGVPLVEIVTKTIFGTDHRAPEVAKAYVAAIRDIVRGLGISEARLERGNLRCDANVSLRPRGEEKLGTRTETKNVNSMRSVERAVRYEIQRQAQILADGGTITQETRHWHEDTGTTSPGRPKSDADDYRYFPEPDLLPVQPPRELIEELRATLPEQPVARRRRLMDEWGFTPLEFQDVRNGGLLDVVEATIAAGATPAAARKWWTGEITRLANAQEKDAVDLVSPESVAALQQLVDAGTLTDKLARQVLEGVIAGEGTPQEVVDARGLAVVSDDGALIAAIDEALAAQPDVMAKIQDGKVQAAGAIIGAVMKAMKGQADAARVRELILERAAQ
- the clpS gene encoding ATP-dependent Clp protease adapter ClpS, which translates into the protein MSTALPEVEETTDLFAAPLEPWEVVVWNDPVNLMSYVVRVFRTYFGYTTEHATRLMLAVHHDGHAIVATGPRETMEVHAQAMHDYGLWATVRKAA